Proteins encoded by one window of Silvibacterium dinghuense:
- a CDS encoding substrate-binding domain-containing protein, whose translation MLLPLLGSCHRQPSVVIAVIPRTSGVLMWEPEHGGALATALPQGADIYWNAPTREDDIQGQIALVDRVASRSYQGLVLSPDHALALITPVRRAIARGLPTVVLGSPLAMPAGNGLWYVLNDEQTGARMAAQRLTAMLGGKGSIAVLGINPDITGIVERARLFEGDLAQSAPEIRVVVNRSGSFNLPHEQQVAEETLREHPEIDVIVTMTATAMHSALAAIAASPEKHIRVIAFDPDSLTFDSPNLDSMIFENTRRMGTEAVQLLLAEHRGISQPAVTYVEPVLVTRENIHTDEVTQLTSMDWRPARMRWKWSVGP comes from the coding sequence ATGCTCCTTCCTCTCCTGGGCTCATGCCATCGACAGCCTTCCGTCGTTATCGCTGTCATTCCGCGCACCTCGGGCGTGCTGATGTGGGAGCCTGAACACGGCGGCGCACTGGCTACAGCCCTCCCACAGGGAGCGGATATCTACTGGAACGCACCGACACGCGAAGATGATATTCAAGGTCAGATCGCTCTGGTGGATCGCGTAGCCTCGCGCTCCTACCAGGGACTTGTACTCTCACCCGATCACGCGCTCGCACTCATTACGCCGGTGCGACGCGCGATTGCGCGCGGACTGCCAACAGTTGTACTGGGCTCACCGCTGGCAATGCCTGCGGGCAATGGCCTGTGGTACGTACTGAACGATGAGCAGACGGGCGCACGGATGGCCGCACAGAGGCTCACAGCGATGCTCGGCGGCAAAGGCTCGATTGCGGTGCTGGGCATCAATCCAGATATCACCGGCATTGTGGAGCGGGCGCGCCTCTTCGAGGGCGATCTGGCCCAGAGCGCGCCAGAAATCCGCGTAGTCGTAAACCGGAGCGGCTCCTTCAATCTCCCTCACGAACAGCAGGTGGCTGAAGAGACGCTAAGGGAGCATCCGGAGATCGACGTGATCGTGACCATGACGGCCACCGCCATGCACAGTGCACTGGCTGCCATCGCGGCATCTCCGGAGAAGCATATCCGTGTGATTGCCTTCGATCCTGACTCACTGACCTTCGATAGCCCGAATCTCGATAGCATGATCTTCGAGAACACGCGACGCATGGGAACAGAAGCAGTGCAGCTCCTGCTCGCCGAGCATCGCGGCATAAGCCAGCCCGCCGTCACTTACGTCGAACCCGTACTGGTAACGCGTGAGAATATACATACCGACGAAGTCACTCAGTTGACCTCGATGGACTGGCGGCCCGCACGCATGCGTTGGAAGTGGAGTGTGGGACCATGA
- a CDS encoding histidine kinase, whose translation MSEAGIGAGRAGRRSSYSASRVWFITGVSAVLLAAILAGIFIYWRSPTRGLPYHDAFAELHTGEWTAYGGTWEVAQGAIHNDSDERGAKLVTGSQYWRNYSIEADVMLLGMGGDAGLIVRTSNEEEGVDAYNGYYAGLRTLDNTLTLGRAGYGWMEVNFPLKPRGTRVVASRWYHLKLLAYGCQLVASAAPLLPDAHAGSPTIISITDESCLPAGRAGLRSYSSGGIWRNVAIKPATRRDLDEMLSQGRSQIAATPQHSLTELSNAGGSITPPAEDQPPALPSSPNTQPISSLRLASLARPVTSTVRGIVILNSPALFVEDATGGVAVHLKTPQPLKVGDEVEVTGEVHADAFSSRLEDAVVRVLWEGTPMPAVSVTASQAATGAFDSTFVEVTGALEKKSYGPDDSLILDLDSGQQSFRAILNRGRAGEIYERVKPGSTLLLRGVTVVDPAYTQSLTPFAVLVHSSDDLEILAGPPWWSTGHLVAIGIGLLLAALVTNFLYHRIDRMRLRAVIEERERLAYEMHDTLAQSVAGIGFQLEAIRTQTPETLAKVHRQLDQASELVRHSHAEARRSIRMLRPQQLESEGLLTALTHTAERLVEGGPVQIHAVSLGEPRALPLRVADALYRIGQEALANAVRHAHPGIIRIEIEYTRQTVRLLIADDGIGFAQGEEQGLGLLGMRKRAASIAARLNIRNRKTSGPIQGTDVQVTAPLPPENSWLAWPATAWRYLRELHHG comes from the coding sequence ATGAGCGAGGCAGGCATCGGAGCAGGCCGTGCAGGCAGGCGCAGTAGCTATTCTGCATCACGCGTGTGGTTCATTACCGGAGTCTCCGCCGTTCTGCTGGCCGCGATATTGGCCGGAATATTTATCTATTGGCGCAGCCCCACGCGTGGTCTGCCATACCATGACGCCTTCGCGGAGTTGCATACCGGGGAGTGGACCGCTTATGGCGGCACGTGGGAGGTTGCGCAGGGCGCCATCCACAATGACTCCGACGAGCGCGGCGCAAAGCTGGTAACCGGATCGCAATACTGGCGCAACTACTCGATAGAAGCCGACGTGATGCTGCTCGGCATGGGCGGCGATGCGGGACTGATCGTGCGCACCAGCAATGAAGAGGAAGGCGTGGATGCCTATAACGGCTATTATGCAGGACTGCGCACGCTCGACAATACGCTGACGCTGGGGCGAGCCGGTTACGGCTGGATGGAGGTGAACTTTCCTCTCAAGCCGCGCGGCACGCGCGTCGTAGCATCGCGATGGTATCACCTGAAACTGCTGGCCTACGGCTGCCAGCTGGTAGCTTCTGCGGCGCCGCTGCTCCCTGATGCTCATGCCGGCTCGCCCACGATTATTTCCATTACCGATGAGAGCTGCCTCCCTGCAGGCCGTGCCGGGCTGCGCTCATATTCCTCTGGCGGTATCTGGCGCAACGTGGCGATAAAACCCGCGACACGCCGTGATCTCGATGAGATGCTTTCACAAGGCCGTTCACAGATAGCGGCCACACCGCAGCATTCGCTGACCGAGCTGTCAAATGCCGGCGGCTCGATCACACCACCGGCAGAGGACCAACCGCCAGCACTGCCCTCGAGTCCGAACACGCAACCGATCAGCAGCCTGCGCCTGGCTTCGCTGGCGCGACCGGTGACCTCGACCGTGCGCGGTATCGTCATCCTGAATTCACCCGCGCTCTTCGTCGAGGACGCGACCGGCGGTGTGGCTGTACATCTCAAAACACCGCAGCCACTCAAGGTGGGGGACGAGGTCGAAGTCACCGGGGAGGTGCATGCCGACGCCTTCAGCTCGCGGCTCGAAGATGCGGTGGTGCGCGTGCTCTGGGAGGGCACTCCGATGCCAGCCGTCTCGGTTACCGCTTCGCAAGCGGCCACCGGAGCCTTCGATTCGACTTTTGTCGAGGTCACAGGCGCGCTCGAGAAAAAATCTTACGGGCCTGATGATTCCCTTATTCTCGATCTCGATTCCGGCCAGCAGTCCTTCCGTGCCATCCTCAACCGCGGCCGCGCGGGGGAGATTTATGAGCGCGTAAAACCCGGCAGCACACTCTTACTGCGCGGAGTCACAGTGGTAGACCCGGCTTACACGCAGTCACTCACGCCTTTCGCCGTACTGGTGCACTCCAGCGACGATCTCGAAATTCTTGCCGGGCCGCCATGGTGGAGCACGGGCCACCTGGTTGCGATCGGTATAGGGTTGCTGCTAGCGGCTCTGGTCACAAACTTCCTCTATCACCGTATCGACCGGATGCGCCTGCGTGCGGTCATTGAGGAACGTGAGCGGTTGGCCTATGAGATGCATGACACCCTGGCACAGAGCGTAGCTGGCATCGGTTTCCAGCTCGAAGCGATCCGCACTCAAACACCTGAAACCCTCGCGAAGGTACACCGCCAACTTGACCAGGCAAGCGAACTGGTGCGCCACAGTCATGCCGAGGCTCGGCGCAGCATCCGCATGCTAAGGCCTCAACAACTTGAGTCCGAGGGACTGCTGACTGCCCTCACACACACAGCCGAACGCCTGGTGGAAGGTGGTCCAGTACAGATCCACGCAGTCTCTCTGGGTGAACCACGAGCGCTGCCGCTGCGTGTCGCTGACGCGCTCTATCGCATCGGACAGGAAGCTCTGGCCAACGCCGTGCGCCATGCCCATCCAGGCATCATCCGTATCGAGATCGAGTACACACGGCAAACGGTGCGGCTGCTCATCGCCGACGACGGCATCGGCTTTGCACAGGGCGAAGAGCAGGGCCTCGGCCTGTTAGGCATGCGCAAACGTGCAGCCAGCATTGCGGCACGGCTCAATATCCGCAATCGCAAGACAAGTGGCCCAATACAGGGCACGGACGTACAGGTGACTGCGCCGCTGCCACCTGAGAATTCATGGCTGGCATGGCCGGCGACAGCATGGCGATATCTTAGGGAGTTACATCATGGCTGA
- a CDS encoding response regulator translates to MADLEQKPIRILIVDDHPVVRAGLTSMLGTQDDLEVVASASSGEAALALLGQTICDVVLLDLRMPGMSGVETILEMKKAGRSARTIVLTSFETDEDIYRAVQAGAQGYLLKDTSLREMIEAIKSVHAGKRYIPRDIAARLAERMMRTDLTARELEILKMLSKGLTNKQIGQVLGISDNTVKNHVNSIIEKLEVSDRTEAATTAIQRGLISIEEA, encoded by the coding sequence ATGGCTGATCTGGAACAAAAGCCGATCCGTATTCTTATTGTCGACGATCACCCCGTAGTGCGTGCCGGCCTCACCAGCATGCTCGGCACGCAGGACGATCTTGAAGTTGTTGCCTCCGCTTCCTCTGGCGAGGCCGCGCTAGCACTGCTCGGACAGACTATCTGCGACGTAGTATTGCTCGACCTGCGTATGCCGGGCATGAGCGGCGTAGAGACGATTCTCGAGATGAAAAAGGCCGGGCGCAGTGCGCGTACCATCGTGCTCACCAGCTTTGAAACCGATGAGGACATCTACCGCGCAGTGCAGGCCGGTGCGCAAGGTTACCTACTCAAGGACACCTCGCTCAGGGAGATGATCGAGGCCATCAAGAGCGTACACGCCGGCAAGCGTTATATCCCGCGCGATATCGCGGCGAGACTCGCCGAACGGATGATGCGCACAGACCTCACGGCACGCGAACTGGAAATCTTAAAGATGCTCTCCAAAGGGCTAACCAACAAGCAGATCGGCCAGGTACTCGGCATCAGCGACAACACGGTAAAGAACCATGTGAACAGCATCATTGAAAAACTCGAGGTATCCGATCGCACCGAGGCCGCGACTACCGCCATTCAGCGAGGACTTATTTCGATCGAAGAGGCGTAA
- a CDS encoding twin-arginine translocation signal domain-containing protein, which yields MLDRRDFLKILAAAGAAQGLGPAHALFAQQGTTLRKGQYAPGRIANELTLYLPGEEETLRAVPSVSGLAGDALTVKLGAESASIKTGDAFHGWRLLTIAGMNGVETAIFEKHVTHRGALAYVTEERGTIAWIPKYVGDLSKIRPRPTHTPHGVKLERAPRYIPGPDVTGEYLLNSNEDPCFENVAALGEEYIGWTLVANEQGGPKSCLYLEADGISREIAGKPEGEGTWEPDQVGAYFDPAALLSDDNPKLYAYRKGYSKRTLLGGYLPVANIGVWNAEYSCGYEVMVLLPPGEDAKPIGRVRSMVPDTQRSSEKDIDGTLFVDRYWNCGPQEFYSELAGIWNRWSSLYDAAMPISIPDEALLNAARGGITLSRCSYRGLEPTYQIGEGAYTKIPERSHALFPVAHYEFVWVQQLWNLNADADAYFDHYLDKYVLPNGDFLYNTQDQVEAPLNIGIFLTNSARSWDYGHDLDALRRRLPVLERMIDFVLTRYEYSKQAYSAGDRRRGLIYGSPEADLGDPHNDFPASHPLYYQNSVWTWRGFTEHARCLRSASAAAHDDALRAAADKYAALAQEMRGLIQSSLEATLALRNTAMKEAGITPFTPDDIHRDPKDLSSYENHRFMQDWFTADWGDETLDLGHLKHREIAGLQIIGLHTDGAWARTSNFMDHGSLSVKIRQKDYRPFLLNLYALLCYACDPGSGYAPEDAFIPGSFPGEGNRYGWASVVNSTLQPALGLRWLLCYEETHADVCHLQKAAPKDWFTAGKTISVQHCPTRFGQVSWTTHALDDHHWTITLEVETGFSGDIVLHIHPRSGEAIRTATVGTVDQDTITLLHPLFASQTRFEIDIT from the coding sequence TTGCTCGATCGTCGTGACTTCCTCAAGATTCTTGCCGCTGCCGGAGCTGCCCAGGGGCTCGGGCCTGCCCATGCACTCTTCGCACAACAAGGCACGACTCTGCGTAAAGGACAGTATGCGCCGGGACGTATTGCGAATGAACTGACGCTCTACCTGCCTGGAGAGGAAGAGACTCTGCGCGCTGTTCCCTCGGTGAGCGGACTCGCCGGCGATGCGCTCACGGTGAAGCTTGGCGCGGAATCGGCATCGATCAAAACAGGCGACGCATTCCACGGATGGCGCCTGCTCACAATCGCAGGCATGAATGGCGTGGAAACGGCGATCTTCGAAAAGCATGTGACGCACCGCGGCGCGCTGGCTTACGTCACCGAAGAGCGCGGCACGATTGCGTGGATTCCGAAGTACGTCGGCGATCTCTCGAAGATCCGTCCACGACCCACCCATACGCCGCATGGTGTGAAGCTCGAGCGCGCACCGCGCTACATACCCGGACCTGATGTGACTGGCGAATACTTGCTGAACTCGAACGAAGACCCGTGCTTCGAGAATGTCGCAGCGCTCGGCGAAGAATATATCGGCTGGACCCTGGTGGCCAACGAGCAGGGTGGCCCAAAGAGCTGCCTCTATCTTGAAGCCGATGGCATTTCGCGCGAGATCGCAGGCAAGCCTGAGGGCGAGGGCACATGGGAGCCGGACCAGGTAGGCGCATATTTCGATCCTGCCGCGCTGCTCTCCGATGACAACCCCAAGCTCTACGCATATCGCAAGGGTTACAGTAAGCGGACGCTGCTCGGAGGCTACCTTCCGGTGGCAAATATCGGCGTGTGGAATGCCGAGTACAGCTGCGGTTACGAGGTGATGGTGCTGCTGCCTCCGGGGGAAGATGCGAAACCCATCGGCCGTGTACGCTCAATGGTGCCTGATACACAGCGCAGCTCCGAAAAAGACATTGACGGCACGCTATTTGTCGATCGCTATTGGAATTGCGGGCCACAGGAGTTCTACTCCGAGCTGGCCGGGATCTGGAACCGGTGGTCGTCTCTATACGATGCAGCGATGCCGATCTCGATCCCCGATGAGGCACTTCTGAATGCGGCGCGCGGAGGCATTACGCTCTCACGCTGCAGCTACCGCGGACTCGAACCCACCTACCAGATCGGCGAGGGCGCGTACACCAAGATTCCCGAACGCAGCCATGCACTCTTCCCCGTCGCACACTACGAATTCGTGTGGGTGCAGCAACTGTGGAATCTGAACGCCGATGCCGATGCGTACTTCGATCATTACCTTGATAAGTATGTACTGCCGAACGGCGACTTTCTCTACAACACGCAGGATCAGGTAGAAGCGCCACTGAACATTGGCATCTTCCTTACGAACTCGGCACGCTCGTGGGACTATGGCCACGATCTCGATGCGCTGCGCAGGCGTCTGCCGGTGCTCGAGCGAATGATCGACTTTGTTCTCACGCGCTACGAATACAGTAAGCAAGCGTATTCTGCTGGCGACCGGCGCCGCGGACTCATCTACGGCTCGCCTGAAGCAGATCTTGGTGATCCGCACAACGACTTCCCTGCCTCGCATCCTCTCTACTACCAAAACTCTGTGTGGACCTGGCGCGGATTCACCGAGCACGCGCGCTGTCTGCGCTCAGCGAGCGCGGCTGCACATGACGACGCGCTGCGCGCCGCAGCAGACAAGTACGCAGCGCTGGCGCAGGAAATGCGCGGGCTCATCCAGAGCTCATTGGAAGCCACGCTGGCCTTGCGCAATACCGCAATGAAAGAGGCGGGGATTACCCCCTTCACGCCGGATGACATTCACCGCGATCCCAAAGACCTCTCCAGCTACGAGAACCATCGCTTTATGCAGGATTGGTTCACCGCCGACTGGGGGGATGAGACGCTCGATCTCGGCCATCTGAAGCATCGTGAGATAGCCGGCCTCCAGATCATCGGGCTGCACACCGACGGAGCGTGGGCGCGCACCTCAAACTTCATGGATCACGGCAGCCTCTCGGTGAAGATCCGCCAGAAGGACTATCGCCCCTTCCTGCTGAACCTCTACGCGCTGCTCTGCTATGCATGCGACCCAGGTTCAGGGTATGCGCCGGAAGACGCTTTTATCCCCGGCAGCTTTCCAGGCGAAGGCAATCGCTACGGCTGGGCATCGGTGGTAAACAGCACATTACAGCCTGCACTTGGACTCCGCTGGCTACTCTGCTATGAAGAAACACATGCCGATGTTTGTCACCTCCAAAAGGCTGCTCCGAAGGACTGGTTCACTGCAGGCAAGACTATCTCCGTCCAGCACTGCCCAACGCGCTTCGGCCAAGTAAGTTGGACCACCCACGCACTGGACGATCACCACTGGACGATCACGCTCGAGGTAGAAACAGGCTTCTCAGGAGACATCGTACTGCACATTCATCCACGTTCTGGCGAAGCGATTCGCACCGCAACGGTTGGAACCGTGGACCAGGATACGATCACACTGCTGCACCCGCTTTTCGCCTCACAAACAAGATTCGAGATCGACATTACTTAA
- a CDS encoding beta-L-arabinofuranosidase domain-containing protein, translating to MIPPRLVCTSRRIFDRRTFLKHAGVTAAAAVAFHTYPLWAWASIDVSKNPQPAVKNRAPLASNAFYRLPLCSIRPAGWLRAQMEVQANGLSGHLDEVWGDVGPDSGWLGGNGESWERGPYFVDGLVPLAWQLDDVRLKAKAQHFMEWTLTHPSPNGMFGPANNDDWWPRMVMLKALTQYQEATGDTRVIPLMSSYFDYQRKTLPTRPLRDWGKFRWQDNALSVIWLYNRTGDPKLLALLDLLHQQGFNWKANFADFRYTQRITPEVIKLSENNGLNDIALATHGVNNGQALKAGPVWSVVSGQESDRHALRVMLDALDKYHGLPNGMFSCDEHLGGPNPSQGSELCTVVETMFSLEESMAILGEPWIGDRLERIAFNALPGAFTDDMWAHQYDQEPNQVEVSLHSKPWTTDGPESNLYGLAPHFGCCTANFHQGWPKFAASLWMASADDGLAAVAYAPCEVHTTVRDTAIRIAVETEYPFRDTVRIHVEPAAEVYFPLRLRIPEWAERGVAIKINGQSQPAPKAGTFAVVDRQWSPNDLVEIRLPLALRVTRGFQQSVSISRGPLLFSYPIAEDWVKLQEHGEKSSDWQVFPASGWNYALAVDENNTKTIATEEIAIGQTPFTMKTPGVKLHTAARKLPSWRAVDGVADPVPQSPVTSDEAQMQIELVPYAAAKLRITAFPVLKS from the coding sequence ATGATTCCTCCCCGCCTGGTGTGCACAAGCCGCCGGATTTTCGATCGCCGCACCTTTTTAAAGCACGCCGGTGTAACTGCTGCAGCTGCTGTTGCATTTCATACGTACCCGCTATGGGCTTGGGCATCCATCGATGTATCAAAGAATCCACAACCCGCGGTGAAAAATCGCGCACCGCTCGCATCGAACGCGTTCTATCGATTACCGCTCTGCTCCATCCGGCCGGCGGGATGGCTGCGCGCGCAGATGGAAGTACAGGCCAACGGCCTCAGCGGTCATTTGGATGAAGTCTGGGGTGATGTTGGACCAGACAGCGGCTGGCTCGGAGGCAACGGAGAATCCTGGGAGCGTGGACCGTACTTCGTCGATGGCCTAGTCCCGCTTGCCTGGCAACTCGACGATGTGCGGCTCAAGGCCAAGGCACAGCATTTCATGGAATGGACACTGACGCACCCCTCCCCGAATGGCATGTTCGGTCCGGCAAATAACGATGACTGGTGGCCGCGCATGGTGATGCTGAAGGCTCTCACACAGTATCAGGAGGCAACCGGCGATACCCGCGTCATTCCCTTGATGTCGAGCTATTTTGACTATCAACGCAAGACGCTGCCGACACGTCCGCTGCGCGATTGGGGTAAGTTTCGCTGGCAGGACAATGCACTCTCGGTCATCTGGCTCTATAACCGCACAGGTGATCCAAAGCTGCTTGCATTACTCGATCTCCTGCACCAGCAGGGTTTCAACTGGAAAGCAAACTTCGCCGATTTCCGCTATACCCAGCGCATCACACCAGAAGTGATTAAGCTAAGCGAAAACAACGGCCTCAATGACATAGCGCTGGCAACGCACGGCGTTAACAACGGGCAGGCGCTGAAGGCCGGACCGGTGTGGTCGGTAGTCTCCGGCCAGGAAAGCGATCGTCACGCCCTGCGCGTCATGCTCGATGCCCTCGACAAGTATCATGGCCTGCCGAACGGCATGTTCTCCTGCGACGAGCATCTTGGCGGCCCAAACCCATCGCAGGGCAGCGAACTTTGTACTGTGGTCGAGACGATGTTTTCGCTCGAAGAGTCCATGGCCATCCTCGGGGAGCCTTGGATCGGCGATCGTCTTGAACGCATCGCCTTCAATGCGCTTCCCGGTGCCTTTACTGACGACATGTGGGCACATCAGTACGATCAGGAGCCTAACCAGGTGGAGGTAAGCCTGCACAGCAAGCCGTGGACGACGGATGGACCGGAGTCAAACCTGTATGGCCTGGCACCACACTTCGGCTGCTGCACAGCAAACTTCCATCAGGGGTGGCCGAAATTTGCGGCGAGCCTATGGATGGCCTCGGCAGACGACGGTCTGGCAGCGGTGGCATACGCACCGTGCGAGGTACATACGACCGTTCGCGATACAGCGATACGCATCGCGGTAGAAACCGAATATCCGTTCCGCGACACAGTGCGCATACACGTGGAACCTGCAGCAGAAGTGTATTTTCCCCTGCGCTTGCGAATTCCGGAGTGGGCAGAACGCGGCGTGGCTATCAAGATCAATGGCCAGTCGCAGCCTGCGCCGAAAGCAGGGACCTTTGCAGTGGTCGATCGCCAATGGAGCCCCAATGATCTCGTCGAAATACGGCTACCGCTTGCGCTGCGCGTGACACGCGGGTTCCAACAGTCAGTATCGATCTCACGCGGGCCGTTGCTTTTCTCCTATCCCATCGCAGAAGACTGGGTAAAACTGCAGGAACACGGCGAGAAGTCATCGGACTGGCAGGTATTTCCTGCATCCGGGTGGAACTACGCGCTGGCGGTGGACGAGAACAACACGAAGACGATCGCAACAGAAGAGATAGCCATAGGTCAAACACCATTCACAATGAAAACGCCGGGCGTAAAGCTGCACACCGCTGCACGCAAGCTCCCCTCCTGGCGAGCCGTGGATGGCGTGGCCGATCCAGTGCCGCAGAGCCCGGTAACAAGCGACGAGGCCCAAATGCAGATCGAGCTTGTGCCCTATGCCGCCGCGAAACTGCGTATCACTGCATTCCCGGTCCTAAAGAGCTAG